A stretch of Gemmatimonas aurantiaca T-27 DNA encodes these proteins:
- a CDS encoding amidohydrolase family protein: MPRVDYHQHLVSAAFAPIAQLPARDAKALLAELDAAGIEKAVVLSVAYSFADERKNLPDPDRLSREENDWTSAQVTAGRGRLVGFCSANPLRPAALAELGRCLNLPGMRGIKLHFGNSGVTLRDTAHAARLVQLFVLAEQRRAAVLVHMRARGGANFGAADARLFLDRLVTVAPSIEIVVAHFGGAGPGYPAQADSVMDVFADAAERGDPRMRNVFFDVATVVTAETSPETAALIAKRIRQVGTKRLLYGSDLSPPGGSIRTGWELFRDRTPLTEAETRAIAGNMTYFLR, from the coding sequence GTGCCTCGTGTCGACTACCATCAACACTTGGTCAGCGCAGCCTTCGCGCCCATTGCGCAGCTTCCGGCGCGCGATGCGAAGGCGCTGCTGGCCGAGCTCGATGCGGCGGGCATCGAAAAGGCGGTGGTGCTGTCGGTGGCCTACAGCTTTGCCGACGAACGCAAAAATCTGCCCGACCCGGATCGACTGAGTCGTGAGGAGAATGACTGGACCTCGGCGCAGGTGACGGCAGGCCGTGGGCGTTTGGTGGGATTCTGCAGTGCCAATCCTCTGCGCCCGGCTGCGCTGGCTGAACTTGGCCGGTGTTTGAACCTGCCCGGTATGCGCGGGATCAAACTGCACTTCGGAAACAGCGGAGTGACACTGCGGGACACGGCGCATGCCGCGCGTCTTGTGCAGTTGTTTGTCCTGGCGGAACAGCGACGGGCAGCGGTGCTGGTGCACATGCGTGCGCGGGGAGGCGCGAATTTTGGGGCAGCGGATGCGCGGTTGTTTCTCGACCGGTTGGTCACTGTGGCGCCGTCCATCGAGATTGTGGTCGCGCACTTTGGTGGAGCCGGGCCCGGCTATCCCGCGCAGGCCGATTCTGTCATGGACGTGTTTGCGGACGCGGCCGAACGTGGCGATCCGAGAATGCGCAACGTGTTCTTCGATGTGGCCACGGTCGTCACGGCAGAGACCTCACCGGAAACGGCGGCGCTCATCGCCAAGCGCATCCGTCAGGTGGGAACGAAGCGGCTGTTGTATGGCTCCGACCTCTCGCCGCCGGGCGGAAGTATACGGACCGGATGGGAACTGTTCCGGGATCGTACGCCGCTTACGGAGGCGGAAACGCGAGCGATTGCGGGGAACATGACGTACTTTCTCCGATAG
- a CDS encoding NAD(P)/FAD-dependent oxidoreductase yields the protein MMHNTTSHDVLVIGGAFAGMAAATYLARARRSVCVLDTGKPRNRFAEASHGFLGQDGRAPQEILDTARAQLLGYWNVQVVQQEAVTARRADEGFVVTLASGEEHEARKVILAFGLRDTLQNIPGLEERWGRSVLHCPYCHGIEFSERALGVLYRTPMSVHQALLIAEWGPTTLYLHGEELAAEDAEKLAVRGVQVEPARIAQLVGNGHTLHAAQFADGRERTLEALYVAPRSCLSSPIAQQLGAAIDDGPMGEMIRTDTNRMTTVDGLYAAGDIARAPHSVSWAVADGVTAGTSVHRALVFG from the coding sequence ATGATGCATAACACGACGTCACACGATGTCCTGGTGATCGGCGGGGCCTTTGCCGGCATGGCGGCGGCCACATACCTGGCCCGCGCGCGGCGCTCGGTGTGTGTGTTGGACACCGGCAAGCCGCGCAATCGCTTTGCTGAAGCGTCGCATGGATTTCTGGGGCAGGACGGCCGTGCCCCGCAGGAAATTCTCGATACAGCTCGAGCGCAGTTGCTGGGCTATTGGAACGTGCAGGTGGTGCAGCAGGAGGCCGTCACCGCGCGACGTGCCGATGAAGGGTTCGTGGTGACACTGGCCAGCGGCGAAGAGCACGAAGCTCGCAAGGTGATTCTGGCGTTCGGGCTACGCGATACGCTGCAGAACATCCCCGGTCTCGAAGAGCGGTGGGGTCGCTCGGTGTTGCACTGCCCGTACTGTCACGGCATCGAGTTCAGTGAACGTGCATTGGGGGTGTTGTATCGCACGCCCATGTCGGTGCATCAGGCGCTGCTCATCGCGGAGTGGGGACCGACTACGCTGTACCTGCACGGCGAAGAACTGGCTGCCGAAGATGCCGAGAAGCTCGCCGTCCGCGGTGTGCAGGTGGAGCCGGCGCGTATTGCGCAGTTGGTGGGCAACGGTCACACATTGCATGCCGCGCAGTTCGCAGACGGGCGCGAACGCACGCTCGAGGCATTGTACGTGGCGCCGCGCTCCTGTCTTTCGAGTCCGATCGCCCAGCAACTCGGTGCCGCCATCGACGACGGGCCGATGGGAGAGATGATCCGGACCGACACCAACCGCATGACCACCGTGGACGGGCTGTATGCGGCCGGCGACATCGCCCGTGCGCCGCACAGTGTGAGCTGGGCGGTGGCCGATGGGGTCACGGCGGGCACGTCGGTACATCGTGCGCTGGTGTTCGGATAG
- a CDS encoding DUF2200 domain-containing protein: protein MTHRIFTSKVSGVYPHYVTKAEKKNRTKDEVDQIIRWLTGYDQAALEGHLDAGTDFQTFFGKAPAMNPNTALIKGVVCGVRVEEVEDPLMQQIRWLDKLIDELAKGKAMEKILRQ, encoded by the coding sequence ATGACCCACCGCATCTTCACCAGTAAAGTCTCCGGCGTCTATCCGCACTACGTCACCAAGGCGGAGAAGAAGAACCGCACGAAGGACGAAGTCGACCAGATCATCCGCTGGCTCACGGGTTACGACCAGGCCGCGCTCGAGGGGCATCTTGATGCCGGTACGGACTTCCAGACCTTCTTTGGCAAGGCGCCGGCCATGAACCCCAACACGGCCCTCATCAAGGGTGTGGTGTGTGGGGTGCGTGTGGAGGAGGTGGAAGATCCGCTCATGCAGCAAATCCGCTGGCTCGACAAACTCATCGACGAGCTCGCGAAGGGCAAAGCCATGGAGAAGATTCTTCGCCAATGA
- a CDS encoding NAD(P)-dependent alcohol dehydrogenase, producing MSATTIPTFEARAYAASSPTSSLEPLTITRRAPLAQDVQIEILYCGVCHSDLHTVRDEWHSVMPAQYPAVPGHEIVGRVTAVGSAVTGFQQGDLVAVGCLVDSDQSCPHCQAGREQHCAEQVLTYNSPDKHLGGVTLGGYSASVVVDQHFVLRVPAHLDPAGAAPLLCAGITTYSPLRHFGVTKGHKVGVVGLGGLGHMGVKFAKAFGAEVVVFTTSPHKRDDARRLGADDVVVSTSAEDMARHAGTFDFILDCVSAKHDVNALLWQLKPDGKMTLVGAPEQPLEVSAFSLLVGRRSLSGSNIGGIAETQEMVDFCGAHGITSDVEVIPVQQVNDAYERLLRSDVKYRFVLDMSTL from the coding sequence ATGTCTGCAACTACCATTCCGACGTTCGAAGCACGCGCCTACGCGGCTTCGAGCCCGACTTCTTCGCTTGAACCTCTCACGATCACGCGCCGCGCTCCGCTCGCGCAGGACGTGCAGATCGAGATTCTGTATTGTGGGGTGTGCCACTCCGACCTGCACACGGTGCGCGACGAGTGGCATAGTGTCATGCCTGCGCAGTACCCGGCCGTGCCTGGTCATGAGATCGTTGGCCGCGTGACCGCCGTGGGCTCCGCAGTGACCGGTTTCCAACAGGGGGACCTGGTGGCCGTGGGATGTCTGGTGGACTCAGACCAGTCATGCCCCCACTGTCAGGCCGGTCGTGAACAACACTGTGCGGAGCAGGTGCTCACGTACAACAGCCCCGACAAACACCTCGGCGGCGTGACGCTGGGAGGCTATTCGGCCAGCGTTGTGGTAGACCAGCATTTTGTGTTGCGTGTACCTGCGCACCTCGATCCGGCTGGCGCGGCCCCGTTGTTGTGTGCCGGTATCACCACCTATTCACCGCTGCGCCACTTCGGCGTGACCAAGGGTCACAAGGTGGGTGTGGTGGGGCTTGGTGGACTTGGCCACATGGGCGTCAAGTTTGCCAAGGCGTTTGGCGCCGAGGTGGTGGTGTTCACCACGTCCCCGCACAAGCGCGATGATGCCCGGCGACTGGGCGCCGACGATGTGGTGGTGTCTACCAGCGCCGAGGACATGGCGCGGCATGCCGGCACGTTCGATTTCATTCTCGACTGTGTCTCGGCCAAACACGACGTGAACGCCCTGTTGTGGCAGCTCAAGCCAGATGGCAAGATGACCCTCGTGGGCGCGCCGGAGCAGCCATTGGAAGTGTCGGCATTCAGCCTGCTGGTGGGTCGCCGATCACTGTCCGGCTCCAATATCGGTGGCATTGCCGAGACGCAGGAAATGGTCGATTTCTGTGGGGCGCATGGCATCACATCCGATGTGGAAGTGATTCCGGTGCAGCAGGTGAATGACGCCTACGAGCGTCTGCTGCGTTCAGATGTGAAGTACCGGTTTGTGCTCGATATGAGCACACTCTGA
- a CDS encoding Rrf2 family transcriptional regulator translates to MKSDSRLSGVLHVLLHMAEHEGPSTSESLARAMDTNPVVVRRVMAGLRDRGFVRSEKGPGGGWTIACDLRRVTLRDVYEALGEPRLLAIGNRSEAPQCLVEQAVNATLGDAFAEAEALLLQRFGEVTLAALSADFHARFAKRGRSGSRNHSGRHKHTRPHAVTIEDTHDA, encoded by the coding sequence ATGAAATCCGACAGCCGTCTGTCCGGGGTCTTGCACGTGCTGCTGCACATGGCCGAGCATGAGGGACCCAGCACCTCCGAGTCGCTCGCCCGCGCGATGGACACCAACCCGGTGGTGGTGCGACGCGTCATGGCGGGGCTGCGCGACCGGGGCTTTGTGCGCTCGGAGAAAGGGCCCGGTGGCGGGTGGACCATCGCCTGCGATCTGCGTCGTGTCACGTTGCGCGACGTATACGAAGCGTTGGGTGAGCCGCGGCTGCTGGCCATCGGCAATCGTTCCGAGGCACCGCAGTGTCTGGTGGAGCAGGCGGTCAATGCCACACTGGGCGATGCATTTGCCGAGGCAGAGGCGCTGCTGCTGCAACGCTTTGGCGAAGTCACCTTGGCGGCGCTGAGCGCGGACTTTCATGCGCGGTTCGCCAAGCGTGGGCGCTCGGGCAGTCGCAATCACAGCGGCCGGCACAAACACACGCGCCCACACGCGGTGACCATCGAGGACACCCATGATGCATAA